In the Setaria italica strain Yugu1 chromosome VI, Setaria_italica_v2.0, whole genome shotgun sequence genome, one interval contains:
- the LOC101752485 gene encoding NAC domain-containing protein 35 translates to MGGDHHQHQHHGGAGGGDDGQQQAHDMVMPGFRFHPTEEELIDFYLRRRVEGKRFNIELINLVDLYRYDPWDLPALASIGDKEWFFYVPRDRKYRNGDRPNRVTPSGYWKATGADRMVRVEGNRSIGLKKTLVFYVGKAPKGLRSSWIMNEYRLPHGEADRYQKEISLCRVYKRPGIEDNFHLTTNTRSSGSKAAASMEKKHHRTSASPRLAPMFDGGHSSSAHMNKPYSGTIMASSAAARAAATMAPQTSMAFLSTASLSSTTSTEEDGTSLYHMKGANPQLLPSSTHALLNANSTTMATIPIDELSRAIGSYSNQGNPNQPLPSSQGPLLPFPSMEKIWDWNPLLESPKVCTNFK, encoded by the exons ATGGGAGGAGATCACCACCAACACCAACAccacggcggcgcaggcggcggcgacgatggacAGCAGCAGGCGCACGACATGGTGATGCCGGGCTTCCGCTTCCACCCGACGGAGGAGGAGCTCATCGACTTCTACCTCCGCCGGAGGGTGGAGGGCAAGCGCTTCAACATCGAGCTCATCAACCTCGTCGACCTCTACCGCTACGACCCGTGGGATCTCCCCG CTCTGGCTTCAATTGGGGACAAGGAGTGGTTCTTCTACGTGCCGAGAGACCGCAAGTACCGCAACGGCGACCGCCCGAACCGGGTCACTCCGTCGGGCTACTGGAAGGCCACAGGGGCAGATCGGATGGTGCGCGTTGAGGGTAACCGCTCCATCGGGCTGAAGAAGACTCTGGTGTTCTACGTGGGGAAGGCGCCCAAGGGTCTCAGGAGCAGCTGGATCATGAACGAGTACCGCCTTCCTCATGGCGAGGCAGACCGGTACCAAAAG GAGAtttccctttgccgagtgtataaaCGTCCTGGGATTGAAGACAACTTTCACCTCACCACCAACACAAGATCATCAGGCTCAAAGGCGGCAGCATCGATGGAAAAGAAGCACCACCGGACGTCAGCATCGCCACGCTTGGCACCAATGTTCGACGGTGGCCACTCATCATCAGCTCACATGAACAAGCCATACAGTGGCACAATCATGGCATCATCAGCTGCAGCTCGAGCAGCAGCAACAATGGCGCCTCAGACATCAATGGCGTTCCTGTCAACCGCCTCGCTTAGCTCCACCACGTCGACGGAGGAGGACGGTACATCACTCTACCACATGAAGGGCGCCAACCCACAGCTGCTGCCTTCTTCCACACACGCCCTGCTTAATGCAAACTCCACTACAATGGCAACCATTCCCATAGATGAGCTGAGTAGGGCAATTGGGTCATACAGTAACCAGGGAAACCCTAACCAGCCCTTGCCATCATCACAAGGTCCATTGCTTCCTTTTCCTAGCATGGAAAAGATTTGGGACTGGAACCCTCTCCTAGAATCACCCAAGGTTTGCACAAACTTCAAGTGA